The sequence CGGCGTCGTCGTCGGCGATCAGGATCAGGTTCTGGTTCATGTGGGCGTGTCCCCTCCTCGTCGACCCTCCTCATCGGCGGGCGGCCGCACGACGACAGGCATCGCGCGGTTGCGGTCGCGGTGCGGTGTCTGCCTGCGGCAGAAGAATGCGGCGTACGGCCGGTCGGGTGGGCAGACTCCGGCAATGGCCACCTTCTGTCTGCACACCCAACCGACCGGCGCCGCCGACTGGCTCGACCTGGCCCGGCGTGCCGAGGCCGCGGGCTTCGAGGCGCTCTACGTCGCCGACCACCCGGGCACCTGCGCCGCGCCGTTCGTGGCGCTGGCCGCGGCGGCCGCGGTCACCAGCACGATCCGGCTCGGGTCGTACGTGCTCAACGCCGGGGTCCGGGAACCGATCCTGATCGCGGCCGACGTCGCCACCCTGGACGTGGTCTCCGGCGGCCGGGCCGTCCTGGGGATCGGGGCGGGGCACACCCCGGCGGAGTGGACCGCGGTCGGGCGGGAACGTCCCGGCGTGCGGGACCGCGTCGACCGCTGCATCGCCGTCGCCGAGGCGACCGCGCGGATGCTGGCCGGCGACGGGCTGGAGAAGCCCCGCCCGGTGCAGGACCGGGTGCCGCTGCTGTTCGGCGGCGGCAACACCCGGCTGCTGCGCTGGGCGTCCGAGCACGCCGACCGGATCGGGCTGTCCGGGCTGGGCCGCACCCTGGCGGACGGGCACATGCACCGCGCGCGGTTCTGCCCGGAGCAGGTCGACGCGCAGGTCGAGCTGGCCGGCTCGACACCGGTGGAGGCGCTGGTGCACCACGCGGAGCTGACCGACGACGGGGGCGCGGTGTACGCGCGGTGGGCGAAGGACGCCGAGATCAGCGAGTCCGAGATGGCCGCCACGCCGTACGTGCTGGCCGGGACCGAGGCGGAGATCCGGGCCAAGCTGGCCGCGAACGAACGCCGCTGGGGCCTGACCCGCTACACCGTCCGGCGCCCGGCGTTCGAGGTCGCGGCCGCGCTGATGGCCTGAGCCGGGCCGGCCGGGCCGCGGTGGATGCCCGGCCGGGTGTCACTGGGTGGTGGCCACCGTGGTGGTGGAGGTGGCGGTGTTGCGGAAGGCGACCAGGGTCAGCGCCATCTCGGTCTGGTCGTAGCCGTCGG is a genomic window of Actinoplanes teichomyceticus ATCC 31121 containing:
- a CDS encoding LLM class flavin-dependent oxidoreductase, whose amino-acid sequence is MATFCLHTQPTGAADWLDLARRAEAAGFEALYVADHPGTCAAPFVALAAAAAVTSTIRLGSYVLNAGVREPILIAADVATLDVVSGGRAVLGIGAGHTPAEWTAVGRERPGVRDRVDRCIAVAEATARMLAGDGLEKPRPVQDRVPLLFGGGNTRLLRWASEHADRIGLSGLGRTLADGHMHRARFCPEQVDAQVELAGSTPVEALVHHAELTDDGGAVYARWAKDAEISESEMAATPYVLAGTEAEIRAKLAANERRWGLTRYTVRRPAFEVAAALMA